One Salvia splendens isolate huo1 chromosome 12, SspV2, whole genome shotgun sequence genomic window carries:
- the LOC121759511 gene encoding metacaspase-1-like translates to MEALTCKRCKQTSSLPPSAQRIRCLGCQTLHSLSATGDAARSTTQEFRLDISKKKTEAKDLCRTLRRKLPFSTTTPPPPPQNTPCASLRGKPRPGRRALVCGVSYRKQKHELKGSALDVRKMSALLLESFHFPQESVLVLTEEDGFLPPTRENIEEGLRWLVRGIRPGDSLVFYFSGHGKRQREEVAGDEIDGFDETICPVDFEANGMIVDNFINRAIVRPLGPGVKLHAIIDSCHSGTILDLPHVCNARGEWEDNSPPSGAYKGTKGGKAICFSACEDYQLAADTTLFSSEREMTGAMTITFINAIKESQERNEKISYKGVMDAMHESIKQAGKSGGIFAGIRRRFHRRILQDPLLSSTEEFNTSTEFSL, encoded by the exons ATGGAAGCCCTCACCTGCAAAAGATGCAAGCAAAcatcctccctccctccctccgcCCAGCGCATCCGCTGCCTCGGCTGCCAAACCCTCCACTCCCTCTCCGCCACCGGCGACGCCGCACGCTCCACCACCCAAGAATTCCGCCTCGACATCTCCAAGAAAAAAACCGAAGCAAAGGACCTCTGCCGCACCCTCCGCCGCAAACTCCCCTTCTCCACCAccacgccgccgccgccgccgcaaaaCACCCCCTGCGCCTCCCTCCGCGGCAAGCCCCGCCCGGGAAGGCGGGCGCTCGTCTGCGGAGTGAGCTACAGGAAGCAGAAGCACGAGCTCAAGGGCAGCGCGCTCGACGTGAGGAAGATGAGCGCGCTGCTCCTCGAAAGCTTCCACTTCCCGCAGGAATCCGTCCTCGTCCTCACGGAGGAAGACGGGTTTCTTCCTCCGACGAGGGAGAACATCGAGGAGGGACTCCGGTGGCTGGTGAGGGGGATCCGGCCCGGGGATTCCCTCGTGTTTTACTTCTCCGGCCACGGGAAGAGGCAGCGGGAGGAGGTGGCCGGGGATGAGATCGACGGCTTTGACGAGACGATCTGCCCCGTTGATTTCGAGGCGAACGGGATGATCGTCGATAACTTCATCAACCGCGCCATCGTTAGGCCGCTTGGGCCGGGCGTCAAGCTTCacgccatcatcgattcttgccACAGTGGAACTATTCTCGACTTACCCCACGTGTGCAACGCTAg GGGAGAATGGGAGGATAATAGTCCACCTTCTGGAGCTTATAAAGGAACAAAAGGAGGAAAGGCCATTTGTTTTAGTGCTTGTGAAGATTATCAACTTGCTGCAGATACCACA CTTTTCTCATCAGAGAGGGAAATGACTGGTGCCATGACCATCACATTCATAAATGCAATCAAAGAATCACAAGAGAGAAATGAGAAGATAAGTTACAAGGGTGTCATGGATGCTATGCATGAAAGCATCAAGCAAGCCGGTAAATCGGGAGGCATCTTTGCCGGGATACGCCGGAGATTCCACCGGAGAATCTTGCAG GATCCATTGTTGTCATCGACTGAAGAGTTCAACACCAGCACTGAGTTCAGTCTGTGA
- the LOC121757909 gene encoding uncharacterized protein LOC121757909 — protein sequence MARCLSLTGSADFLYKSFFSYSGLRSTKTDLQDGTVMHCWVPKSHKASKPSLLLVHGFGANAMWQYGDLLHHLMPRYNIYVPDLLFFGESWTQRPDRSEAFQARCLMRLMEAHGVRRLSLVGISYGGFVSYSMAAQFPEAVEKVVLCCSGVCLEEKDLREGFFEVADLDEVAGILMPQTPEKLRELIKFAFANPVNGVPSCFLSDYIDVFCTEFITQKKELIRALTADRKLDKIPKIEQPTLILWGEQDKIFPLELGYRLQRHIGDNAKIEVIKNAGHALNIEKPREFAKHLKEFLIETSSTPRSISSSALSLGWSWSWNSSSNSDSNSSTTTYPYSLSYLRQKSFFWAGTSPSPSPSTSQIPGSDPSPAQIQGPSRSLSTSQIPGPDPSPCQIQGPSPSPGQTSGPSQSPSKISSPSQSPTFLIRQAKELGKGEDEQKIRATKMKMLMSWLPLLCSANNGTDAPVLSMVERAEVERILEEVIWTLAEEEQEMVLSLWLHHFTYCSSSDWPNLRSCYTRWCNASRATLLKHHTLHTSY from the exons ATGGCCCGTTGCCTGAGCCTGACCGGGTCGGCGGACTTCCTCTACAAGAGCTTCTTCTCGTACTCGGGGCTCCGGTCGACGAAAACCGACCTCCAAGACGGCACGGTGATGCACTGCTGGGTGCCGAAGAGCCACAAGGCGTCGAAGCCGAGCCTCCTCCTCGTGCACGGGTTCGGCGCCAACGCGATGTGGCAGTACGGCGACCTCCTCCACCACCTGATGCCGCGCTACAACATCTACGTCCCCGACCTCCTCTTCTTTGGGGAGTCGTGGACGCAGCGCCCCGACCGCTCCGAGGCCTTCCAGGCGCGCTGCCTCATGCGCCTCATGGAGGCGCACGGGGTGCGGCGCCTGAGCCTCGTCGGGATCAGCTACGGCGGCTTCGTCAGCTACAGCATGGCCGCCCAGTTCCCGGAGGCGGTGGAGAAGGTGGTGCTGTGCTGCTCCGGGGTGTGTCTGGAGGAGAAGGATCTCAGGGAGGGGTTTTTCGAGGTCGCCGATTTGGATGAGGTGGCCGGCATTCTCATGCCGCAGACGCCGGAGAAGCTCAGGGAGTTGATCAAGTTCGCCTTTGCCAACCCGGTCAACGGCGTCCCTTCGTGCTTCCTCTCTGATTATATCGAC GTTTTCTGTACAGAATTTATTACTCAAAAAAAGGAACTAATTCGTGCATTAACTGCCGACAGAAAGCTCGATAAAATTCCCAAGATAGAACAG CCAACGTTGATTTTATGGGGAGAGCAAGACAAAATCTTCCCTCTGGAATTGGGATACAGGCTCCAAAG GCACATAGGTGACAATGCAAAAATAGAAGTGATAAAGAATGCTGGACATGCTTTGAACATTGAGAAACCAAGGGAGTTTGCTAAGCATTTGAAAGAATTTCTAATCGAAACTAGTTCGACCCCTAGATCAATTTCGAGTTCAGCACTGAGCCTGGgttggagttggagttggaaCTCGAGCTCGAATTCTGATTCAAATTCGAGTACAACCACTTACCCTTACTCTCTATCATATCTGCGACAGAAGAGTTTCTTCTGGGCCGGCACAAgcccaagtccaagtccaagcaCAAGCCAAATTCCAGGCTCAGATCCAAGCCCAGCCCAAATCCAAGGCCCAAGTCGAAGTCTAAGCACAAGCCAAATTCCAGGCCCAGACCCAAGCCCATGCCAAATCCAAggcccaagcccaagcccagGCCAAACCTCAGGCCCAAGTCAAAGCCCAAGTAAAATCTCAAGCCCAAGTCAAAGCCCAA CATTCTTGATCAGACAAGCAAAAGAATTGGGCAAGGGAGAAGATGAACAAAAAATTAGAGCGACGAAGATGAAGATGCTGATGTCGTGGCTTCCCTTGTTGTGCAGCGCCAACAATGGCACGGATGCACCCGTGTTGAGCATGGTGGAGCGGGCGGAGGTCGAGAGAATATTGGAAGAGGTAATTTGGACGTTGGcggaggaggagcaggagatGGTGTTGTCCCTTTGGTTGCACCACTTCACCTACTGCTCCTCCTCCGACTGGCCCAATCTCCGCTCTTGCTACACCCGATGGTGTAACGCCTCCCGCGCTACCCTCCTTAAGCATCATACATTACATACATCATATTAA